In Aliiroseovarius sp. M344, a genomic segment contains:
- a CDS encoding class I SAM-dependent methyltransferase: MINSYDELIASNDWKEKLDSLNHTLRDSLIAAGEPPVLQGNVFYHSFQENFWTAEPDPEMEVKRRNLFIVAQNSSHAFEIGVNGGHSLLLMLMANPELKVVGVDICERVQKQWAPVEIYVEVAGKWLEINFPGRVKFIKGHSLIETPRYAIENPKRHIDAVHLDGAKVTHFRELCGIRPVLTPDAFVIHDDTGITSVKKAIRHETQLRMIRPVEPELGLVENEFHQIYRSWDKKRGISDPAN, encoded by the coding sequence TTGATAAACTCTTATGACGAGCTGATCGCCAGCAACGACTGGAAAGAAAAACTGGACTCTTTGAACCACACGTTGCGCGACAGCCTGATTGCCGCTGGCGAACCGCCGGTTCTGCAGGGCAACGTGTTTTACCACAGCTTTCAGGAAAATTTCTGGACCGCCGAACCGGACCCCGAGATGGAAGTGAAACGCCGCAATCTGTTCATCGTCGCACAGAACAGCAGCCATGCTTTCGAAATTGGCGTCAATGGCGGCCACAGCCTACTGCTGATGCTGATGGCCAATCCCGAGCTGAAAGTGGTCGGTGTCGATATTTGCGAGCGGGTTCAGAAGCAGTGGGCCCCGGTCGAGATCTACGTCGAGGTTGCGGGCAAATGGCTTGAGATAAACTTCCCCGGCCGCGTCAAATTCATCAAGGGGCATTCGCTGATCGAAACGCCCCGCTATGCGATCGAGAACCCCAAGCGCCATATTGATGCAGTGCATCTGGATGGGGCCAAGGTCACGCATTTCCGGGAGCTTTGCGGCATTCGCCCGGTGCTGACGCCCGATGCGTTTGTGATCCATGATGACACCGGGATCACCTCGGTGAAAAAGGCCATTCGTCACGAAACCCAATTGCGGATGATCCGGCCGGTCGAGCCAGAACTTGGTTTGGTCGAAAACGAGTTCCACCAGATCTATCGAAGCTGGGACAAAAAGCGTGGTATCAGCGATCCGGCCAACTGA
- a CDS encoding glycosyltransferase family 2 protein — translation MMKDEAPFLLEWYAHHLAVGFTKILVYTNDCTDGTDDMLIRLEELGLGYHRRNDIPEGVKPQPSAIKYAQAEPVVRDADWVLLFDADEFLCINHGDGTLDQMIDAAGDANGIVITWRIFGSGNVVDWSRAPVTEQYLYAAPPTWNKGWGVKTLFKFDHDKWKLGIHRPSIKNKHLETEFPDTVKWLNGSGLPMEDYFKFRGWRSIRRTVGYQWAQMNHYAVKSVDSYAVRKFRGNVNNKKDKYNADYWALQDRNEVLDDKILRYSEKRQAIMDELLTDPVLNKLHFQALERVEARLDEYRKTDAYEELKQSLIEASTVPITQVSAKPPKARDPAEIAALMSKVEQKNAERPIEERRTKPSAEFIDTHEGGDGFVVGDIDVSAEAAVDWVANHGVELPADVRIFSPSQLDMVMRGKYQRKLARLTGQVVSEGDKVLDLGAGVSFLSIYACTLFETCTVIAQEENASRHVIAQSILDHNGLDFGSRLTLDNTQVIWPDDPAKTAAAINALIADTTPDVVRISYGEIGPAVLRNLNLGGAKRVVLIGGAARTFHLASAQAKDTGLQQNEDLSVPEIVVLQRKPQ, via the coding sequence TGGCGGTCGGCTTCACCAAGATCCTTGTCTACACGAACGATTGCACTGACGGCACCGATGATATGCTGATCCGGTTGGAAGAGCTGGGCCTTGGCTATCACCGCCGCAATGACATCCCTGAAGGTGTGAAGCCGCAACCGTCCGCGATCAAATACGCGCAGGCTGAACCGGTTGTGCGGGATGCCGATTGGGTGTTGCTGTTCGATGCGGACGAGTTTCTGTGCATCAACCATGGTGACGGCACGCTGGACCAGATGATTGACGCGGCAGGGGATGCCAATGGCATCGTTATCACGTGGCGCATCTTTGGCTCTGGTAATGTTGTGGACTGGAGCCGTGCGCCGGTCACGGAACAGTATCTTTATGCCGCGCCGCCAACGTGGAACAAGGGCTGGGGCGTGAAAACCCTGTTCAAGTTCGACCATGATAAATGGAAGCTGGGCATTCATCGCCCGTCGATCAAGAACAAGCATCTAGAGACCGAGTTTCCCGACACGGTGAAATGGCTGAACGGATCGGGTCTTCCGATGGAGGACTACTTCAAGTTTCGCGGCTGGCGGTCGATCCGGCGCACAGTGGGTTACCAGTGGGCGCAGATGAACCACTATGCGGTGAAGTCGGTCGACAGCTATGCGGTGCGCAAATTTCGCGGCAACGTGAACAACAAGAAAGACAAGTATAACGCCGATTACTGGGCACTTCAGGATCGCAATGAGGTGTTGGATGACAAAATCCTGCGCTATTCGGAAAAGCGGCAGGCGATCATGGACGAATTGCTGACCGATCCGGTGCTGAACAAGCTGCATTTTCAAGCGCTAGAGCGCGTCGAGGCGCGGCTGGACGAATATCGCAAGACGGACGCGTATGAAGAGCTGAAGCAATCGTTGATCGAAGCGTCGACTGTGCCGATCACCCAGGTTTCGGCCAAACCGCCAAAGGCGCGTGACCCGGCTGAGATCGCCGCCTTGATGTCGAAGGTGGAACAGAAAAACGCCGAGCGTCCCATTGAAGAGCGGCGCACCAAACCGTCGGCCGAATTCATCGACACCCATGAAGGTGGTGACGGTTTTGTGGTTGGCGATATCGACGTCTCCGCCGAGGCTGCCGTGGATTGGGTTGCCAATCACGGGGTTGAGCTTCCGGCGGATGTTCGCATCTTTTCGCCCAGCCAACTCGACATGGTGATGCGCGGAAAATACCAGCGCAAACTGGCCCGGCTGACCGGGCAGGTGGTGTCTGAAGGCGACAAGGTTCTGGACCTTGGGGCAGGGGTCAGTTTCCTTTCGATCTATGCCTGCACGCTGTTTGAGACCTGCACTGTCATCGCGCAGGAAGAAAACGCATCGCGACACGTGATCGCGCAATCTATCCTCGATCATAACGGGCTGGATTTCGGGTCGCGGCTGACCTTGGACAACACCCAAGTGATCTGGCCCGATGATCCCGCCAAAACGGCGGCAGCGATCAATGCGCTGATCGCCGACACGACACCAGACGTGGTGCGTATCAGCTATGGCGAAATTGGGCCGGCAGTATTGCGCAACCTCAACCTTGGCGGTGCAAAACGGGTTGTGCTGATTGGTGGCGCTGCGCGAACATTCCATTTGGCCTCGGCTCAGGCCAAAGACACCGGGCTGCAGCAGAACGAAGATCTGTCAGTGCCCGAAATCGTCGTGCTTCAGCGCAAACCGCAATAG
- a CDS encoding glycosyl transferase family 90, protein MVTQAEFIEASVRHQVGDLGDATRSTGAAAMEYAMSASSGMALHWDHGAGAPGEFNGWRLEDHILRKTGGKVNREKTAGALFSILDHDPDFSFLVDMADHRTRSLISPDNFVAPTFSFNRPVSKLTGRILWPLPLYHDVDGEEFLGGLDPDRVPWDEKIDKCVWRGGPGNRGRLGKHGRGKSIRLLPLMRKFQSGALSQEETETALMSMSRYRVVKRHFDDVNFDIGYTNSDGIVLADHPFLTGLERPRLSREDCQAYKYILVLPGNDVASSFYWTMNSGSVGLVMDCAFETFATHHFKPWEHYVPFRRDLRDLERNLRWCENHPEECQHMVTRAKEVCALLADQELRQDIQKQVVQRVAQHLQS, encoded by the coding sequence ATGGTTACACAGGCAGAGTTCATCGAAGCCTCGGTCCGCCATCAGGTGGGTGACCTTGGCGATGCCACCCGATCAACGGGCGCGGCGGCGATGGAATATGCGATGTCTGCGTCCTCGGGCATGGCGCTGCATTGGGACCATGGGGCGGGGGCGCCGGGAGAGTTTAACGGCTGGCGTCTGGAGGACCATATACTGCGCAAGACCGGCGGGAAGGTGAACCGGGAAAAGACGGCCGGCGCGTTGTTCAGCATCCTTGATCACGATCCTGACTTCTCGTTCCTTGTGGATATGGCAGATCACCGCACGCGGTCTCTGATATCTCCTGACAATTTCGTCGCCCCGACCTTCAGCTTCAACCGACCGGTGTCCAAGTTGACGGGACGCATTCTGTGGCCTTTGCCCCTTTATCATGATGTCGACGGCGAAGAGTTTCTGGGCGGTCTTGATCCCGATCGGGTGCCGTGGGACGAAAAAATTGACAAATGCGTCTGGCGGGGCGGGCCGGGCAATCGCGGGCGATTGGGCAAGCACGGACGTGGAAAAAGCATTCGGCTGTTGCCTTTGATGCGCAAGTTTCAATCCGGGGCCTTAAGCCAGGAAGAAACGGAAACCGCCCTGATGTCGATGTCGCGATATCGGGTTGTGAAAAGACACTTTGATGATGTGAATTTTGATATCGGCTACACGAATTCAGATGGCATTGTTCTGGCAGATCATCCCTTTCTAACTGGGTTGGAACGGCCGCGCCTGTCGCGCGAGGACTGTCAGGCATACAAGTACATTCTGGTGCTACCGGGCAATGACGTTGCTTCCAGCTTTTACTGGACGATGAACAGCGGCAGCGTGGGGTTGGTCATGGATTGCGCGTTTGAGACCTTTGCCACGCATCATTTCAAACCATGGGAACACTATGTGCCATTCCGCCGCGACCTTCGCGATCTAGAGCGAAATCTACGCTGGTGCGAAAACCACCCCGAGGAATGCCAGCACATGGTGACACGCGCCAAAGAGGTGTGCGCGCTGCTGGCGGATCAAGAATTGCGGCAGGACATTCAGAAACAGGTCGTGCAGCGCGTTGCACAACATCTACAATCGTGA
- a CDS encoding sulfatase-like hydrolase/transferase encodes MSFTRADIKDDNICVIWIDDMIDIFTWRNAFGLTISTPNIDRFMGEGVRFANAYATVPLCAPCRAELATGLSPFRTGLVDLNRFWRDVLPPTAGWQFDLRRAGFRTFTTGKVDSNYKPMPEEYKRILFHEEPEARDAGRRSKVKDYLNKGPGISGVNHPDDDGSQDSKFYDYTVAQNAIEYLDRADPARRHLIQLGFKHPHYKLQCPDRFYQTYDPAGIVWPSTAAPEDYFGPQEGMAVYEAAYITNGPWTPEKAGDHAWREVVRAYFAAISHVDHEIGRFMDALRASDLADNTTVILLSDNGFNLGTHDSFHKMSQWDSAAHVPLGIWNARLDPQVVDMPVSLHNLPKTILDLAGLPYRPDWVSGQSLLPLIDESFGTYDRTKSPVTSVFGTLSIRPSTDDLNRYRYFRYPNGEEHVYDLIADPGETENVAQTGPLDELRKALVDNALELGLDLRGFENPERGINAMMSLDGSVVMAGGNADNSYWAYGAHAENIREDEDGGEDTLWYMGGPDDYVLHAPAYVENIRIATVVSRNEENPSESKEMAIVAHPDTPINFETSERVTVNVKGSRGADVMIGPKYGGAEFHGGGGDDTLIAISGRRKDVHKFYGGAGNDTLIGGNGRDILDGGSGNDVIKGGDGHSTIHGGPGNDDISDGEGGSEIHTGPGRNIVRSAGGDDRIFIGAGHNRVEPGPGKAVFHVAYGGVTEFAAWHKDYALDLSDWPQSPDIQVNRDGSALIQLGVAIVRILAGAAEDQLAGQIVQTASKA; translated from the coding sequence ATGAGCTTCACACGCGCCGATATCAAAGACGACAATATCTGTGTCATCTGGATTGATGACATGATCGACATTTTCACGTGGCGCAACGCGTTCGGGCTGACGATCTCAACCCCCAACATCGACCGGTTCATGGGCGAAGGCGTGCGGTTTGCCAACGCCTATGCCACGGTGCCTTTGTGTGCGCCATGCCGCGCCGAGCTGGCCACCGGCCTGTCCCCTTTCCGCACCGGCCTTGTGGACCTGAACCGGTTCTGGCGGGATGTTTTGCCGCCCACAGCGGGCTGGCAGTTTGACCTGCGCCGCGCCGGTTTTCGCACCTTTACGACGGGCAAGGTCGATAGCAATTACAAGCCAATGCCGGAAGAATACAAGCGCATCCTGTTCCACGAAGAACCCGAGGCGCGCGACGCGGGCAGGCGGTCGAAGGTCAAGGACTACCTGAACAAAGGCCCCGGCATCTCGGGTGTGAACCACCCTGATGATGACGGGTCACAGGACAGCAAGTTTTACGACTATACCGTCGCGCAGAACGCGATCGAGTATCTGGACCGCGCTGACCCCGCGCGCCGTCACCTGATCCAGCTTGGGTTCAAGCACCCGCACTACAAGCTGCAATGCCCGGATCGCTTCTATCAGACCTATGACCCGGCGGGTATCGTTTGGCCTTCGACCGCCGCGCCAGAAGATTACTTCGGCCCGCAGGAAGGCATGGCGGTCTATGAAGCCGCCTATATCACCAACGGCCCGTGGACGCCGGAGAAGGCTGGTGATCATGCGTGGCGCGAAGTGGTACGCGCCTATTTCGCCGCGATTTCGCATGTGGATCACGAGATTGGCCGCTTTATGGATGCGCTGCGGGCGTCTGATCTGGCGGACAACACGACGGTGATCCTGCTGTCTGACAATGGGTTCAACCTTGGCACCCATGACAGCTTCCACAAGATGAGCCAGTGGGACAGTGCCGCCCATGTACCGCTGGGGATCTGGAATGCGCGGTTGGACCCGCAGGTCGTGGACATGCCTGTGTCACTGCACAACCTGCCCAAAACGATCCTTGATCTGGCGGGCTTGCCTTATCGCCCGGATTGGGTGTCGGGGCAAAGCCTGTTGCCACTGATTGATGAAAGTTTCGGAACTTATGATCGGACCAAATCGCCTGTCACCAGCGTCTTTGGCACCCTCTCGATCCGCCCCTCGACTGACGACCTGAACCGCTATCGTTATTTCCGTTATCCCAATGGGGAAGAGCATGTCTATGACCTGATCGCCGACCCCGGCGAGACCGAAAATGTTGCGCAAACCGGGCCGCTGGACGAGCTGCGAAAAGCCTTGGTCGACAATGCGTTGGAGCTTGGCCTTGATCTGCGCGGGTTTGAAAACCCGGAACGGGGCATCAACGCCATGATGTCGCTGGATGGCAGCGTCGTGATGGCGGGTGGCAATGCCGATAACAGCTATTGGGCCTACGGAGCGCATGCTGAAAACATTCGCGAGGATGAGGACGGCGGCGAGGATACGTTGTGGTATATGGGCGGGCCAGACGATTATGTGCTGCACGCGCCCGCCTATGTCGAAAACATCCGCATCGCGACCGTGGTGTCCCGAAATGAAGAAAACCCCAGCGAATCCAAAGAAATGGCCATCGTTGCTCATCCTGATACGCCGATCAATTTTGAGACCTCGGAGCGGGTGACAGTCAATGTCAAAGGCAGCCGCGGGGCTGACGTGATGATCGGCCCTAAATATGGCGGCGCAGAATTTCATGGCGGCGGCGGAGACGACACGCTGATTGCCATATCCGGACGCCGCAAGGACGTGCACAAATTCTATGGTGGGGCGGGCAATGACACACTGATCGGCGGCAATGGGCGCGACATTCTTGACGGCGGATCGGGCAATGATGTGATCAAAGGTGGCGACGGGCACAGCACAATCCATGGCGGCCCCGGCAATGACGACATCTCGGACGGGGAAGGCGGGTCGGAAATCCACACAGGTCCGGGCCGAAACATCGTCAGGTCGGCGGGCGGGGATGATCGGATATTCATTGGTGCCGGGCACAACCGGGTCGAACC
- a CDS encoding glycosyltransferase family 2 protein, which yields MTIGKEKVLLLSIMRNEGPYILEWLAHHFTLGIDDLLIFTNGCTDNTDKILDRLEVMMPHRVKHQPNPKVMFPDRGKWHIMALRFAGHFGRYKAADWLYVTDADELLNLKGDVDTLDDFFQATGPADVVSFTSVAFNSNGHKSASPDLVCKRFTETSSQFDAAAAQNKPVITAVKTLYRNAVQGPRRPHRPVTNTFSQTGFKWINGSGAQMPPDFTDGSGKAINALGSRDYGQVNHYAIKSAAEFLLKVDRGDAVQTDRLGASEQYWNHANRPGDTDLSGAEISSAAKDMLEHLLADSELRELHEESFGLREAQLADILKTETGESLARAIGYFD from the coding sequence ATGACCATCGGCAAAGAAAAGGTGCTTTTGCTCAGCATTATGCGCAACGAGGGCCCCTATATCCTTGAATGGCTGGCGCATCATTTCACGTTGGGCATCGATGATCTGCTGATCTTCACCAATGGCTGCACTGACAACACGGACAAGATTTTGGACCGGCTGGAGGTTATGATGCCTCATCGTGTCAAGCACCAGCCAAACCCAAAAGTCATGTTTCCCGACCGTGGCAAATGGCACATCATGGCGCTGCGCTTTGCGGGTCATTTTGGCCGCTACAAGGCCGCCGACTGGCTTTATGTGACGGACGCGGACGAGCTGCTGAACCTGAAGGGGGACGTGGACACGCTGGACGATTTTTTTCAGGCAACCGGGCCTGCGGATGTGGTGTCCTTCACCTCCGTTGCGTTCAACAGCAATGGTCACAAATCCGCCAGCCCGGATCTTGTCTGCAAGCGCTTCACCGAAACGTCGTCGCAATTCGATGCGGCTGCGGCCCAGAACAAACCCGTCATCACCGCCGTCAAAACACTCTATCGCAATGCGGTTCAGGGTCCGCGACGCCCGCATCGCCCAGTGACAAACACGTTTTCCCAAACGGGATTCAAATGGATCAACGGTTCGGGCGCTCAGATGCCACCGGACTTCACTGACGGGTCAGGAAAAGCCATCAATGCTCTGGGCAGCCGGGATTATGGGCAAGTCAATCACTATGCCATCAAAAGTGCGGCAGAGTTTCTGTTGAAGGTCGATCGGGGTGACGCGGTGCAGACGGATCGGCTTGGCGCGTCCGAGCAGTATTGGAACCATGCCAACCGACCCGGAGACACGGACTTGTCCGGTGCCGAGATATCGTCCGCCGCCAAGGATATGCTGGAACATCTTCTTGCCGATAGCGAACTGCGCGAATTGCATGAAGAATCCTTCGGGCTGCGCGAGGCTCAACTGGCAGACATTCTGAAAACGGAAACCGGCGAAAGCCTTGCCCGCGCCATCGGCTATTTCGACTAG